A genomic stretch from Candidatus Palauibacter australiensis includes:
- the pyk gene encoding pyruvate kinase, protein MSAGFRRAKIVSTIGPASWDPDVLHDLIEAGTDAARINFTHTPTDRAAGLVRRISDVARDVGRPVAIIGDLGGPKIRVGDLPGDQLEIEPEGTYWFFPEGDDAPAGSSPRRQIPTTYPELAEEVAPGNRILLDDGHFEFAVREVSDDPPWVSAVAFSAGVLRSQKGINLPGVRVGAPALTEKDIADIEFSVEQVIDYLALSFVRQPSDLETTRQKMDRGCLLIAKIEKSQALENLGEILPLSDAVMVARGDLGVELPYEEVPMIQKRIIGLAQERARPVITATQMLESMIESPQPTRAEVSDVANALLDGTDAVMLSAETAAGGYPVQAVRTMDRIIRRIEHERLGRTGRAGKQVEGFSKIQQTTSGAIAASSLIAVERVGAPFIVTFTQSGYTARIVSAQRPSVPILAITDQWRTYSQLALVWGVQPILFHGGISYSSMLDKARDVALELGMGEEGQRFVVTAGVPFHVPGTTNMMRVEEL, encoded by the coding sequence ATGAGCGCAGGTTTCCGCAGAGCGAAGATCGTCAGTACGATCGGACCCGCCTCCTGGGATCCGGACGTGCTCCACGACTTGATTGAAGCCGGCACCGACGCAGCCCGCATCAACTTCACGCATACCCCGACCGACCGCGCCGCCGGCCTGGTACGGAGGATCTCGGATGTGGCCCGGGATGTCGGCCGGCCGGTGGCGATCATCGGAGATCTCGGGGGACCGAAGATCCGGGTCGGCGATCTGCCCGGCGACCAGCTCGAGATCGAGCCCGAAGGGACATACTGGTTCTTCCCCGAAGGCGACGACGCCCCCGCCGGCAGCTCCCCGCGCCGACAGATTCCGACCACCTACCCGGAGCTGGCCGAGGAGGTCGCGCCCGGCAACCGGATCCTGCTGGACGATGGCCACTTCGAGTTCGCGGTCCGGGAAGTCTCCGATGACCCGCCCTGGGTCTCGGCCGTGGCTTTCAGTGCCGGGGTACTCAGGTCGCAGAAGGGGATCAACCTCCCGGGCGTGCGGGTCGGGGCGCCGGCGCTGACCGAGAAGGACATCGCGGACATCGAGTTCTCCGTCGAACAGGTCATCGACTACCTCGCGCTGAGCTTCGTGCGGCAGCCTTCCGACCTCGAGACGACCCGCCAGAAGATGGACCGAGGGTGCCTGCTCATCGCGAAGATCGAGAAATCGCAGGCGCTGGAGAACCTGGGGGAGATCCTGCCTCTGAGCGACGCCGTCATGGTTGCGCGGGGCGACCTCGGCGTGGAGCTGCCCTACGAGGAAGTGCCGATGATCCAGAAGCGGATCATTGGCCTGGCGCAGGAACGGGCGCGTCCGGTGATCACGGCCACGCAGATGCTCGAGTCGATGATCGAGAGCCCGCAGCCGACGCGGGCGGAGGTGTCGGACGTCGCGAACGCATTGCTCGACGGCACCGACGCGGTGATGCTCTCGGCCGAGACCGCCGCGGGCGGGTATCCGGTGCAGGCCGTCCGCACGATGGACCGGATCATCCGTCGTATCGAGCACGAGAGGCTGGGACGGACCGGGCGGGCGGGCAAGCAGGTGGAGGGCTTCTCGAAGATCCAGCAGACCACGTCGGGAGCGATCGCGGCGTCGTCGCTCATCGCGGTCGAGCGCGTGGGCGCGCCGTTCATCGTGACGTTCACGCAGAGCGGCTATACGGCCCGCATCGTGTCGGCGCAGCGTCCCTCCGTACCGATCCTGGCGATCACGGACCAGTGGAGGACGTACAGCCAGTTGGCGCTCGTGTGGGGTGTGCAGCCGATCCTCTTCCACGGCGGCATCAGCTATTCGAGCATGCTCGACAAGGCCCGGGATGTGGCACTCGAACTGGGCATGGGCGAGGAGGGGCAGCGTTTCGTGGTGACGGCTGGAGTCCCCTTCCACGTCCCCGGCACGACCAACATGATGCGCGTCGAAGAGTTGTGA
- a CDS encoding ROK family glucokinase, with amino-acid sequence MSGRKHIIGVDLGGTTINVGAVPVDGGTVLGVRTLPTDAHIGAKFVVDRIVSMIREVARDAAREGGFGEDAIVGVGMGAPGPLDRETGTVIETPNLGWRNFPLRDLIAKGTGLEAELDNDANAATLGEWWRGAGRGVDNLVGITLGTGIGGGIVLDGELYHGASDAAAEIGHMTIDSTGRKCACGSYGCLEAYASGPAIAARAVEGLKAGAESMLLDLVDGDLRAVTAEAVSDAIVAGDQYAADVMRETAGYLGTGLANLINILNPEMIVVSGGVTRAGKHLFDPLRREVRKRALQPAAEACRIVRTELGGLAGVIGAAAVFRVARLGPL; translated from the coding sequence GTGAGCGGACGAAAGCACATCATCGGTGTCGATCTGGGTGGGACCACGATCAACGTCGGCGCCGTCCCGGTGGACGGCGGCACCGTGCTCGGCGTGCGTACCCTGCCCACGGACGCCCACATCGGCGCGAAATTCGTCGTGGACCGGATCGTGTCGATGATCCGCGAGGTCGCGCGCGATGCCGCGCGCGAGGGCGGATTCGGGGAGGACGCGATCGTCGGGGTCGGGATGGGGGCGCCCGGGCCGCTGGACCGCGAGACGGGGACCGTGATCGAGACGCCGAATCTCGGGTGGCGCAACTTTCCGCTCCGCGACCTGATCGCGAAGGGAACCGGACTCGAGGCTGAACTCGACAACGACGCGAACGCCGCCACGCTCGGCGAGTGGTGGCGGGGCGCGGGGCGCGGGGTCGACAACCTCGTGGGCATCACCCTGGGGACGGGGATCGGAGGCGGCATCGTACTCGACGGCGAACTCTACCACGGGGCCTCGGACGCGGCCGCGGAGATCGGACACATGACGATCGACTCCACGGGCCGGAAGTGTGCGTGCGGCAGCTACGGTTGCCTCGAAGCCTACGCCTCCGGGCCCGCGATCGCGGCCCGCGCGGTGGAAGGACTGAAGGCGGGCGCCGAGAGCATGCTTCTGGATCTCGTGGACGGCGACCTGCGCGCGGTTACGGCCGAAGCCGTATCCGATGCCATCGTGGCGGGCGACCAATATGCCGCCGACGTGATGCGCGAGACGGCGGGGTATCTCGGGACCGGCCTCGCGAACCTCATCAATATTCTCAACCCGGAGATGATTGTGGTTTCCGGGGGCGTGACGCGCGCAGGCAAGCACCTCTTCGATCCCCTGCGGCGTGAGGTCAGGAAGCGGGCGTTGCAGCCGGCGGCCGAGGCGTGCCGGATCGTGCGCACCGAACTCGGTGGCCTCGCGGGAGTGATCGGTGCCGCCGCCGTGTTCCGCGTCGCGCGGCTCGGACCCCTCTGA
- the rpsU gene encoding 30S ribosomal protein S21 produces the protein MQYTLRDNEELDRALRKFRRKVQRAGIFRDIKKHRFYEKPSEARRRKMKAAERRRRRRRRRQKARR, from the coding sequence TTGCAGTACACGCTACGCGACAACGAGGAACTCGATCGCGCGCTACGGAAATTCCGCCGCAAGGTTCAGCGAGCCGGGATCTTCCGTGATATCAAGAAGCACCGGTTCTACGAGAAGCCGAGCGAGGCGCGTCGTCGCAAGATGAAGGCGGCGGAACGCCGTCGGCGTCGGCGCCGGCGTCGCCAGAAGGCCCGCCGCTAG
- a CDS encoding carbohydrate kinase family protein, whose translation MPRLGVVGTMVWDTIRARDIGREEPVEEWGGIAYALAAADAAAEASGGDWTLFPILKVGKDMREAADLFLGGLERVDSFDGVWTVTEPNNRVELVYLDDARRSEKLTGGVPGWTRDELVPLARSCDAIYVNFIAGWEVDLPAAAALRTVAEGPVYADLHSLMLGVGTDGVRSPRPLEDWRSWLSCFDVVQLNEEELGTLAAGWEDPWALAADVVGPVTRGLLVTLGERGAAWVTTRSFWKAPTEPRPPSGAVAPAEALVSGKVEPEVPVSGGDPTGCGDVWGATCFVTMLSGEDLESSIRAATRAAQRNAGFRGASGLGEYLRSETGVLTGRPGSRARGSA comes from the coding sequence ATGCCGCGGCTCGGAGTCGTGGGGACGATGGTGTGGGATACGATTCGCGCACGGGACATTGGCCGGGAGGAGCCGGTGGAGGAATGGGGTGGGATCGCCTATGCGCTGGCTGCGGCCGACGCCGCCGCGGAGGCGTCGGGAGGAGACTGGACCCTGTTTCCGATTCTCAAGGTCGGAAAGGACATGCGCGAGGCGGCGGATCTCTTCCTCGGGGGGCTCGAGCGAGTCGATTCCTTCGATGGCGTGTGGACCGTGACGGAACCGAACAACCGGGTCGAACTCGTTTACCTCGACGACGCGCGGCGCTCCGAGAAGCTCACCGGCGGAGTGCCGGGCTGGACCCGCGACGAACTCGTGCCCCTCGCACGCTCGTGCGACGCGATCTACGTGAATTTTATCGCGGGCTGGGAGGTGGATCTCCCCGCAGCGGCGGCCCTCCGGACGGTGGCAGAGGGTCCGGTCTATGCGGATCTGCACTCGTTGATGCTCGGTGTGGGGACGGACGGCGTGCGCTCCCCACGTCCGCTCGAAGACTGGCGCTCATGGCTTTCCTGTTTCGATGTCGTGCAGCTGAACGAGGAGGAACTCGGCACGCTGGCGGCGGGCTGGGAAGACCCCTGGGCGCTCGCGGCCGACGTCGTGGGTCCGGTCACGCGCGGCCTCCTCGTCACGCTCGGGGAGCGGGGCGCCGCCTGGGTCACGACCCGCAGTTTCTGGAAGGCGCCCACCGAGCCGCGCCCGCCGTCCGGCGCCGTGGCGCCCGCGGAAGCGCTCGTGAGCGGGAAGGTGGAGCCCGAAGTCCCGGTTTCGGGGGGCGACCCGACCGGCTGCGGCGACGTGTGGGGGGCGACCTGCTTCGTGACGATGCTGAGCGGCGAGGATCTTGAGTCATCCATCAGGGCGGCGACGCGGGCGGCGCAACGGAACGCCGGATTCCGCGGCGCATCCGGGCTCGGAGAATACCTGCGCTCCGAGACCGGCGTTCTGACCGGCAGGCCGGGGAGTCGCGCGCGAGGTTCCGCGTGA
- a CDS encoding Mrp/NBP35 family ATP-binding protein encodes MPGVGRVVAVSSGKGGVGKSTISTNLAATWTREGHRVGLLDADIYGPDIPTMFGIQEKPRIDREEVVPLVAHGVKLMSIGFLIEEDAPAIWRGPIIMGVIRQFLQQVAWGELDYLVIDLPPGTGDAQLSLCQLVRVDGAVMVTTPQDVAVGGVLRGIRMFEKLEVPVLGIVENMRGFACPGCGETHDIFGAGGGERLAGSIDLPFLGAVPLGVAVREESDRGVPTSIGRPAAPEARAFARIASAAVTRLAAVEAAREEAAGG; translated from the coding sequence ATGCCGGGGGTGGGTCGCGTCGTCGCGGTGAGTTCAGGTAAGGGCGGCGTCGGAAAGTCCACAATCTCGACCAACCTCGCCGCAACCTGGACCCGCGAGGGCCATCGCGTCGGACTGCTCGACGCCGACATCTACGGCCCGGATATTCCGACGATGTTCGGCATCCAGGAGAAGCCCCGGATCGACCGCGAAGAGGTCGTGCCCCTGGTAGCGCACGGCGTGAAGCTCATGAGCATCGGTTTTCTCATCGAGGAGGACGCCCCTGCGATCTGGCGCGGGCCGATCATCATGGGAGTCATCCGCCAGTTCCTGCAGCAGGTCGCATGGGGGGAACTCGACTACCTCGTCATCGACCTGCCGCCGGGCACGGGCGACGCGCAGTTGTCGCTGTGTCAGCTCGTACGGGTGGACGGAGCGGTCATGGTGACCACGCCCCAGGACGTGGCGGTCGGCGGCGTGCTGCGCGGGATCCGGATGTTCGAGAAGCTCGAGGTGCCGGTCCTCGGCATCGTCGAGAACATGCGCGGCTTCGCATGTCCCGGGTGTGGCGAGACGCACGACATCTTCGGCGCTGGGGGCGGCGAACGGCTCGCCGGCTCGATCGACCTGCCCTTCCTGGGCGCCGTGCCGCTCGGCGTGGCCGTTCGCGAGGAGAGCGATCGAGGGGTCCCGACCTCGATCGGAAGACCGGCCGCTCCCGAAGCCCGGGCTTTCGCACGCATCGCGTCCGCGGCCGTCACCCGACTCGCGGCGGTGGAAGCCGCACGCGAGGAGGCTGCGGGCGGCTAG
- a CDS encoding MBL fold metallo-hydrolase: MRVRFLGTGTSFGVPVIGCDCETCRSPDPRDRRTRHGLLIETGGTRLLVDTPPELRLQLLRAGVERLDAVFLSHEHADHTHGIDDLRIFSLRQRRPIPLYVAREFDAGIRSRFSYIWGDARPQPGSAVPRLDLTLFDDRDVIEPGGLPLQVVALPHGAYRSYGFRLGGLGVLIDAKSVPEDAMEVFAGVDVLVTNALWFGDPHPGHFSMEEAVATARRLGAGRTYITHIAHRTRHEEIERRLPAGVAPAYDGLVVEL; the protein is encoded by the coding sequence GTGAGAGTCCGTTTTCTCGGCACCGGCACTTCCTTCGGGGTTCCGGTAATCGGCTGCGACTGTGAGACCTGCCGCTCGCCGGACCCCAGGGACCGACGCACGCGCCACGGACTCCTCATCGAGACGGGCGGGACCCGTCTCCTCGTGGACACGCCGCCTGAACTCCGGCTTCAGCTGCTGCGGGCGGGTGTCGAGCGGCTGGACGCCGTCTTCCTGTCGCACGAGCACGCGGACCATACGCACGGCATCGACGATCTGCGGATCTTTTCGCTGCGGCAGCGCCGACCCATCCCGTTGTACGTGGCGCGCGAGTTCGACGCCGGGATCCGGAGTCGCTTCTCCTATATCTGGGGCGACGCCCGTCCCCAGCCCGGGTCCGCGGTGCCCCGACTCGATCTGACGCTCTTCGACGACCGCGACGTCATCGAGCCCGGCGGGCTCCCGCTCCAGGTCGTTGCACTTCCGCACGGCGCGTACCGCAGCTACGGGTTCCGCCTCGGCGGGCTCGGGGTCCTGATCGACGCGAAGTCCGTGCCCGAGGACGCGATGGAGGTATTCGCCGGCGTCGACGTTCTCGTCACGAACGCGCTCTGGTTCGGCGACCCGCACCCCGGACACTTCTCCATGGAGGAAGCGGTGGCGACGGCACGTCGACTCGGGGCGGGCCGCACGTACATCACGCACATCGCCCACAGGACGAGACACGAGGAGATCGAGCGGCGCCTCCCGGCCGGCGTGGCGCCCGCGTACGACGGACTGGTGGTGGAGCTGTGA
- a CDS encoding penicillin acylase family protein: protein MSLRRRAGIVLAAGLVIVGLLTTFAWFHLQRSVRPRSGRHVLPGLAAPVAVTFDRWAIPSISAETELDVARVQGFMHASDRLWQMELFQRVARGRLAELFGPAALDADRLMRTLDLWSAAGRELDDVSETDRALLEAYAEGVNARIASWRGPWPIEFLILGIEPQPWSPRASVSIGRIMSLDLSNWRGEMDRMTALATLDADHRRALGAGYPAWGPTILQDTLPSGTPPPRLASAETPIPAGPRIPASSPDPLIYLSRFGFHASNSWALAGSRTADGAPLLANDMHLALRAPSTWYLNSIAAEDSDLAVAGLSIPGTPGVIVGLNRGVAWSFTNAEVDDADFVVEGINLDGSMYRDSDEWRPFDTRAEEILVRGRSEPETWVVRSTVRGPVITDVVPAGGLTLSLLWTGLEPGGPVAALLKMNRASDADAFVAAVAHFRSPHQNVVYAASSGEIGYRLAGSVPQRPPGEGASPISFERLPAGWPGFWAPEAMPALRDPERGYLVSANNLQAWPLFGRVGVYYRPPFRARRIDDLVSRASDWTVEDMREAQLDSHSLWAERYRPRAVRAARRAGLDSLALLLERWDLRTETESRGAAPFFTWLYRLRDLIVADEFDDGDGWFPDLAFMEIVETADSAWIDDARTPEVERLETLEEEAARTAAVVSGSPWGEVHRERSAHLLGTVAWLDRLFGLHVGPYPSRGGPYTVRPDAPSLRSSFDSTAWKFPVVSEYGPSARFVARAAPSDMAGYFLLPTGQAGNPLDPHYRDMGAVWTGSPLIELRPGRPSESVESELLFSPGSR from the coding sequence ATGAGCCTGCGGCGCCGCGCGGGGATCGTACTGGCGGCGGGCCTGGTGATCGTGGGGCTTCTCACCACGTTTGCGTGGTTCCACCTGCAACGATCCGTGCGGCCGAGATCCGGCCGGCATGTCCTCCCGGGCCTGGCAGCGCCCGTCGCGGTGACGTTCGACAGGTGGGCGATTCCCTCGATCTCCGCCGAGACCGAACTCGACGTCGCGCGCGTCCAGGGGTTCATGCACGCCTCCGACCGGTTGTGGCAGATGGAGCTCTTCCAGCGAGTCGCGCGCGGGCGCCTGGCCGAACTATTCGGTCCGGCCGCCCTCGACGCGGATCGCCTCATGCGCACGCTGGACCTCTGGTCGGCGGCGGGCCGCGAACTCGACGATGTGTCGGAGACGGACCGGGCTCTACTCGAGGCATATGCGGAGGGTGTCAACGCCCGCATCGCAAGCTGGCGGGGACCCTGGCCCATCGAATTCCTCATCCTCGGCATCGAGCCGCAGCCGTGGAGCCCGCGCGCGTCCGTCTCGATCGGCCGCATAATGTCGCTGGATCTCTCCAACTGGCGCGGGGAAATGGATCGAATGACCGCGCTCGCGACGCTCGACGCGGATCACCGACGGGCGCTGGGGGCCGGATACCCCGCCTGGGGGCCCACCATCCTCCAGGACACACTCCCCTCCGGCACTCCGCCGCCTCGCCTCGCCTCCGCGGAGACTCCGATTCCCGCAGGTCCGAGGATTCCGGCGTCTTCCCCCGACCCACTGATCTATCTCTCCCGCTTCGGCTTCCACGCCTCGAACTCGTGGGCGCTGGCGGGCTCGCGCACCGCGGATGGCGCTCCGCTGCTCGCGAACGACATGCATCTCGCGCTCCGGGCGCCTTCGACCTGGTACCTGAACTCCATCGCGGCCGAGGATTCGGACCTGGCCGTCGCGGGCCTCTCGATCCCGGGAACCCCCGGCGTCATCGTCGGACTCAACCGGGGCGTTGCATGGTCATTCACGAACGCGGAGGTGGATGACGCGGACTTCGTCGTCGAAGGCATCAACCTCGACGGGTCGATGTATCGCGACTCCGATGAGTGGAGACCCTTCGACACCCGGGCAGAGGAGATTCTTGTACGGGGGCGCAGCGAGCCGGAGACCTGGGTCGTACGTTCGACGGTGCGCGGCCCGGTGATCACGGACGTCGTGCCGGCCGGGGGACTTACGCTGTCGCTGCTATGGACGGGACTCGAACCCGGGGGTCCCGTTGCGGCTCTGCTCAAGATGAACCGGGCCTCCGACGCGGACGCCTTCGTGGCGGCGGTGGCACACTTTCGTTCGCCTCACCAGAACGTGGTCTATGCGGCGTCGAGCGGAGAGATCGGCTATCGCCTGGCGGGGTCCGTGCCCCAGCGTCCGCCCGGAGAGGGCGCCTCTCCGATCTCGTTCGAGCGCCTGCCCGCGGGCTGGCCGGGCTTCTGGGCGCCGGAAGCGATGCCGGCACTGCGAGATCCGGAGCGCGGGTATCTCGTCAGCGCGAACAACCTCCAGGCGTGGCCCCTGTTCGGACGTGTGGGCGTCTACTATCGGCCGCCGTTCCGGGCCCGGCGCATCGATGACCTCGTGTCTCGCGCGTCGGACTGGACGGTGGAGGATATGCGCGAAGCGCAGCTGGACAGCCACAGCCTGTGGGCCGAGCGCTATCGGCCGCGCGCAGTCCGGGCCGCTCGCCGGGCGGGCCTCGATTCACTCGCGCTCCTGCTCGAGCGCTGGGATCTGCGAACCGAAACGGAGTCCCGGGGCGCCGCGCCCTTCTTCACCTGGCTCTACCGCCTGCGCGACCTCATCGTCGCCGACGAGTTCGATGATGGCGACGGGTGGTTCCCCGATCTCGCGTTCATGGAGATCGTCGAAACCGCGGATAGCGCCTGGATCGACGATGCGCGCACGCCGGAGGTCGAGCGTCTCGAGACGCTGGAAGAGGAGGCGGCTCGCACGGCGGCCGTCGTGTCCGGAAGCCCGTGGGGAGAAGTCCATCGCGAGCGGTCGGCCCACCTGCTCGGAACCGTGGCGTGGCTCGACCGCCTGTTCGGTCTCCATGTCGGTCCGTATCCGTCGCGTGGCGGACCCTACACGGTTCGTCCGGATGCTCCGTCGCTGAGATCGAGCTTCGACTCCACCGCGTGGAAGTTTCCGGTCGTGAGCGAATACGGCCCCAGCGCGAGATTCGTCGCTCGCGCCGCGCCCTCCGACATGGCGGGCTACTTCCTGCTGCCCACGGGCCAGGCCGGGAACCCGCTCGATCCGCACTATCGAGACATGGGTGCCGTGTGGACCGGGAGCCCGCTCATCGAACTCCGCCCGGGCCGTCCGTCCGAATCGGTGGAGAGCGAGCTCCTTTTTTCGCCCGGCTCTCGTTGA
- a CDS encoding NifU family protein encodes MSTATVANTLDEIERVLDDIRPAVRSDGGDIQLVSFDPESGRVAVRLVGACYDCPMSTATLRAGIEQHLCHALPTVHSVEAVA; translated from the coding sequence TTGAGCACCGCCACGGTTGCGAATACGCTCGATGAGATCGAGAGAGTCCTCGACGACATCCGTCCCGCGGTGCGCTCGGATGGAGGGGACATTCAACTCGTTTCGTTCGATCCGGAGAGTGGACGCGTTGCTGTCCGGCTCGTAGGCGCCTGCTACGACTGTCCCATGTCGACCGCCACGCTTCGCGCCGGGATCGAACAGCACCTGTGTCATGCGCTCCCCACGGTCCATTCCGTCGAGGCCGTCGCGTAG
- the lepA gene encoding translation elongation factor 4, with protein MTPPPSTERIRNFSIIAHIDHGKSTLADRLLERTGAVDARRMRKQVLDSMELERERGITIKLNAIRMAYGYRDGVEYQLNLIDTPGHVDFAYEVSRSLAACEGALLVVDATQGIEAQTLANLYLALEADLEVVPVINKIDLPAADPERVAVEISELLGVDPASTIHTSAKEGAGVDAVLDAIIERVPPPRGDPGAPLRALIFDSQYDRYRGAMPMLRVMDGELREGMRIGFGRHEAVYEVDEVGFMRLGFERTGALRCGEVGYLTAQIKNVGHTRVGDTVLDAGDRAAEVLPGYREAKPMVFAGLYPTDSDQFEELREALEKLQLNDASLHYEPETSGALGFGFRCGFLGLLHLEIVQERLDREFGVDLITTLPSVEYQVTLTNDDEIQLENPSKMPDRVHISEVREPFVRVRVVSPADYIGAIQKICHDRRGRYVDLQYLDPTRVEISYSMPLGEIVLDFYDKLKSVSRGYASLDYEVTGHERSDLVKLDILLNGAPVDALSVIVHRSRAYDFGQKMARKLKELIPRQLFDVAIQAAIGRDVIARTTVKALRKNVTAKCYGGDITRKRKLLEKQREGKRRMKQVGSVEIPQEAFLAVLQVESD; from the coding sequence GTGACCCCGCCCCCGAGCACGGAGCGCATCCGGAACTTCTCCATCATCGCGCACATCGACCACGGGAAGTCGACGCTTGCCGACCGGCTGCTCGAGCGTACCGGCGCGGTGGACGCGCGCCGGATGCGGAAGCAGGTCCTCGACTCGATGGAACTCGAGCGGGAGCGTGGGATCACGATCAAGCTCAACGCGATTCGCATGGCCTACGGCTACCGGGACGGCGTCGAGTATCAGCTCAACCTCATCGACACTCCGGGTCACGTCGATTTCGCCTACGAGGTGAGCCGCAGTCTTGCCGCCTGCGAGGGCGCCCTCCTCGTCGTCGACGCCACTCAGGGCATCGAGGCGCAGACCCTTGCGAACCTCTACCTCGCGCTGGAGGCGGACCTCGAGGTCGTCCCCGTCATCAACAAGATCGACCTCCCGGCGGCCGACCCGGAGCGCGTGGCGGTGGAGATATCGGAGTTGCTCGGCGTGGACCCGGCCTCGACGATCCATACCTCCGCGAAGGAGGGGGCGGGGGTCGACGCGGTTCTCGACGCCATCATCGAGCGCGTCCCGCCCCCGCGCGGAGACCCCGGGGCGCCGCTGCGGGCGCTGATCTTCGACTCCCAGTACGACCGCTACCGTGGCGCGATGCCCATGCTGCGCGTAATGGACGGCGAACTGCGCGAAGGCATGCGCATCGGGTTCGGACGCCACGAAGCGGTCTACGAGGTCGACGAGGTCGGTTTCATGCGTCTCGGGTTCGAGCGCACCGGCGCCCTCCGTTGCGGGGAGGTCGGGTACCTTACCGCCCAGATCAAGAACGTGGGCCATACGCGCGTCGGCGACACGGTGCTGGACGCCGGAGACCGCGCCGCCGAGGTCCTCCCCGGCTACCGGGAAGCGAAGCCGATGGTCTTCGCCGGCCTCTATCCGACGGACTCCGACCAGTTCGAGGAACTTCGCGAGGCGCTCGAAAAGCTCCAGTTGAACGACGCCAGCCTTCACTACGAGCCGGAGACATCGGGCGCGCTCGGCTTCGGGTTCCGGTGCGGCTTCCTGGGCCTCCTCCACCTGGAGATCGTCCAGGAGCGGCTGGACCGCGAGTTCGGCGTCGACCTCATCACGACGCTGCCCAGCGTGGAGTACCAGGTGACGCTCACGAACGACGACGAGATCCAGCTCGAAAACCCGTCGAAGATGCCGGACCGCGTCCACATCAGCGAGGTGCGGGAGCCCTTCGTCCGGGTTCGCGTCGTGTCGCCGGCGGACTACATCGGCGCGATCCAGAAGATCTGCCACGACCGGCGCGGGCGGTACGTCGACCTTCAGTACCTGGATCCCACCCGGGTCGAGATCTCGTACTCGATGCCCCTGGGCGAGATCGTGCTCGATTTCTACGACAAGCTGAAGTCCGTCTCTCGCGGATACGCTTCGCTCGACTACGAAGTGACGGGCCACGAGCGCTCGGACCTGGTGAAGCTGGATATCCTCCTCAACGGGGCGCCGGTGGACGCGCTGAGCGTCATCGTGCACCGGAGCCGGGCCTACGACTTCGGGCAGAAAATGGCCCGCAAGCTCAAGGAACTCATCCCGCGGCAACTCTTTGACGTGGCGATCCAGGCCGCGATCGGGCGGGACGTGATCGCGAGGACTACGGTGAAGGCGCTGCGCAAGAACGTGACCGCCAAGTGCTACGGAGGCGACATCACGCGAAAGCGGAAGCTCCTCGAGAAACAGAGGGAGGGGAAGCGGCGCATGAAGCAGGTGGGGAGCGTCGAGATCCCCCAGGAGGCCTTTCTCGCCGTCCTGCAGGTCGAAAGCGACTAG